The genomic region TATGCGCTGCATTGTTCAAGTGATGAAATAAATTAAGTCAATTAATCTACGAGCTGACTGGCCTACGTCTGGAAATAAAATCAGAGCTCTTTATCAAATCAGGTCCCACATCAGTGACACTTTAGATGTCTTTTAGAGAGGAATACTTTCTCCAACTGGTCTCCCTGGGGTTTGTAGATGCTGTTGGCGCACCAGGAGAACCAGGCGATGATGGAGGCGATGGAGGCCTGGAGGACCAGCATCACCCCGTAGGTGGAGGCTAAGGTGGGGCCGGGGAGGTGTGGAGGGGTGGCTGGGGGCACCACCAGGACTGGGTGGAGGAGTATAGCCCTCACCTCCCCGTTGATCATATGAAGTTCATCGAGAATGGACAGGAAGGTGCAGACGTGGAACCACTGGTGACTATGCCCCCAGATATCAAACCTACCCGGTGACAGTCGTTCAGGGATCTTGCTAATGTTGAACATGGCTGACACCACCAGCCAGAAGCAGTGTCGGCAGAAGAACTGGGCCatggaggcggaggaggagaaggaggaggaggtcgGCAGGtagggggaggagtggaggaggcgGTAGAAGATGGGCGTGGAGGCCACGAGGAAGGGCAGAAGGAATACCAGGGTACGTATGATGTAGCGGTAGGTCCTCCAGCGCTGGCGGGTGTTGCAGCAGGCCAAGACACAGATGATGGCCACCAGGCAGGAGCTGGGGATGTACAAGGTCTCGAAAAACACGCTGAACTCTGGCATGGCCGAGGacaatgatgacgatgatgaagaAGGGTCCTGGTGGGTGTTGTTGTGTCTCCCAATCCCCAATTCCAGGATCCCCGCTCTGGGGTGAATATAGTAGTAATAGGCCAACGAAGACCCGACGGTGTAAGCACTGATGGTTCCATAATCCACAAAAAAGCACACCTCTCTTATGACCAGAGACATGGAGTTGAGGAGGTGAGCCATGCTGCTAGCCATCAGCAGGCACAACACCCCCATGAAGTAGTTCCACAGCGGGTAGAAGAAAGGGTCGGAGGTGGGCGGAGCGCCTTCCAAACCGAACGGCTCCTGGAAGTAGAAGGCAAAGATGAAGACTGGCAGGAAATGGGTCCAGAAGTTGCCGGTCTCATTGGTGGGCTGAAAGGCCGAGAGCAGGCATTGGGCGAGGCTGTAGTTGGGGAAGCGGTAACCGGACAGTATGAAGCTCTCAGTGATGCGGGCTGGGACATCCGCGTGCCGCAGCAGGGGTGGCAGCAATTGGCCGCAATTCAAGAACATGATTGGACGAGGAGGAGGACGGACTGTTTGATAATTGCTTGGCTCCAATAAATCTCTGTTGAGAGGTTGAACACGCTCTACTTGCTCGGTCCTTAAAAGCACTTGTTGTTTTGTCGTCATTGCCATAATAACGCCCTCAGATCCTCTTGGCTGATATGTTTTTATTGATCTAGCTGTCAATCACAGCAAGGTCCTCTTGATTATTGACAGACAGCATCTGATGTCATAATTATAAATCATCCCCGATGATTTCCTGTCAATTCCTTTCTCATTGTCAAAAATTCCCTTCTCATGCAAACCTTTGATCTCAATAACAGTGTCAAAACCAAATGCAAGTTTCATCAAGTGTAATCCTTATAGCACCATTAATGAAAATGGTTTTCATGAGCATGAAATTCCCTGAGTCAGTAGAATTATTATTCCCACGTGAAATTTTAAAAGAAATGTCAGGTGTTATACAGGAAATGACAGAGGTAGCCTATGCAGGAAATATCCAGTGCTTCAGAGGGACACTCGTGATAATTATGTCTCCTCTCAGTTGTTTCTTGACCCCCAGGTAAATCCAAAAGATTAGACACATCCAGCAATCAAGACCTTGATATAGGCTATCATTGCCTAATACACATTCGCTCAGCCTTTATAATAACGCATCGTTTCCGTTATTCCTCGGCAAAACTGAGTGAAAGGTACAGGAAGAAGACAAAAAATACGTCTCACTTCACGTCCTTCAAGGTTCAATGGAGTTCAACGTCAATTGTTGTCTTTCAAAGCCAAAAGACAGGTTCCGGTACTCGAAATGTCATCCTTCTGAAACTAGGTCAGGTGGGTCATGCTGGGGTAGGCGGGGCTATCAGAGGAACTTCACACGGTTGAGCGCACTATTTATTATTCACGGTCTTTAGTCCAGAATTCTCCTCCCGGTTTCATTTGATCAATGTCGCCATTGGTGCCAAATAAATCCCCCGGAGAATGTAGAGAGAAACGGGATGTTACCGTAACTCTAGCCCTTGAAACAAGGTCACTCACGTCCGTTCAAATATGCAGGTTTGTCTTACCTAATGGGAAAATAGTTCACACATGAATGGAGCCGTGTTCGTGTAAATTCGTGTTAATCTATTCtgccatttgtttttgttttccagtATGAAGATCTTCCGTTATAACCCAATTCGTTTCAAGTGGCTCCGACGCCGACCGGACAGCTTTTCCATTCCGTGAGCCGGTACTGACAGCTTGTAAATTCTGTAGGTCATGTGACTATCTCAACGAATACTTTTTTGACTTTCCCGTTCGTCCTTCGCAGTCCTTGATAAAGACGAACAGAGCGAGAGAAAACAGGGGATTGTTACAGAGTATAGCGTCAACATGCGTAGCGGTAGGCTGCTAAAAGGCTACCTTCCTCTTCCGTTACTCAAGACGGTCCGGTTGTTGTGATGTTTGTTTCTCCGTGGTTGTAGACTCTGAACAGTCTGTGTCGCTATCTGTTTAGAATGCGCCGTACAACCTGCTCAGATAATGCATTGTGCTGGTGCCGGTTGGAGGTGAatagcctctctctcgctcgctctctctctctctctctctctctctctctctctctctctctctctgcgccacACAGTTGTTCAGTGACACGCACTAGGCTACATAAGCAGGCAGCCGACAAAAAAAAAAAGCGTTTGCATGTTTTTAACTATAAATAAAAGCTCTGACGTCATTCAAATGAAATAGACTCCTTTCCATTATACGACATTATGACGTCACTCGCCGTTGCGCGCGACTCTTGGCTGCAGTCAGAAAGCCATCGCCATCTGTGCCCGTTCAACAAAGCCTACGTTTACGTTTTTATAACTTCTTGGGGGGGGTTCTCATAACTTACAATTATGTTTTGATTCTTGCTTGAACAGTCGCtaagattatatttggttgtgatctTTGCAAAATTACTTGTTTTGGATGCATCAGTTGTTAACTAGAATGCTAACGCTCATTGACAGGCTGTAGCAAAAGAGgaattttactggttgaagttgaagtgttttaaaaacaaaaagtataatgcagttgatttgtgatgatgacacaaacattatatCAAGCAGAATATTAATACGAGCCTTAAAATCCAATTATAATGCACTCATAAGAAACATGTCAATATAGGTGTTTTTTGCTGGCGTTCTATAAGAACTCACGTGGCCTAACCCAAAGGATTCATGAAGTAAAGCCTGAAACATTGGAATCATAGCTGAGTGATAGACTCTCTGATTGTAACAAGCAAACAGTTGAAATAATTATCTTACTTTGTAGCCCCACACTGTAAACAGCGGAAAAAAACAGAATGCATTGCAACAATATAATCCAGAAAACAGTTCTCACTAACATCATCAAAGTAATTCAATTAGACGTGACATGGTTTCAACTTATAAGTCATTCTCTAGTGGGACAAGACAAGTGGGTGACCTCTTGGGGATAATGCAACTACATAGTCCCATACCCATCTCCACTAGCTGAGGACTCCACTGTGACATCATCATCTCCACTAGCTGAGGACTCCACTGTGACATCATCATCTCCACTAGCTGAGGACTCCACTGTGACATCATCAACTCCATAGCCCCCTACCCATCTCCACTAGCTGAGGACTCCACTGTGACATCATCAACTCCATAGCCCCCTACCCACCTCCACTAGCTGAGGACTCCACTGTGACATCATCATCTCCACTAGCTGAGGACTCCACTGTGACATCATCATCTCCACTAGCTGAGGACTCCACTGTGACATCATCATCTCCACTAGCTGAGGACTCCACTGTGACATCATCATCTCCACTAGCTGAGGACTCCACTGTGACATCATCAACTCCATAGCCCCCTACCCATCTCCACTAGCTGAGGACTCCACTGTGACATCATCAACTCCATAGTCCCCTACCCATCTCCACTAGTTGAGGACTCCACTGTGACATCATCATCTCCACTAGCTGAGGACTCCACTGTGACATCATCATCTCCACTAGTTGAGGACTCCACTGTGACATCATCAACTCCATAGCCCCCTACCCACCTTCACTAGTTGAGGACTCCACTGTGACATCATCAACTCCATAGCCCCTACCCACCTCCACTAGTTGAGGACTCCACTGTGACATCATCATCTCCACTAGTTGAGGACTCCACTGTGACATCATCATCTCCACTAGCAGAGGACTCCACTGTGACATCATCTCCACTAGTTGAGGACTCCACTGTGACATCATCATCTCCACTAGCTGAGTACTCCACTGTGACATCATCAACTCCATAGCCCCCTACCCATCTCCACTAGTTGAGGACTCCACTGTGACATCATCAACTCCATAGCCCCCTACCCATTTCCACTAGTTGAGGACTCCACTATGACATCATCATCTCCACTAGCTGAGGACTCCACTGTGACATCATCATCTCCACTAGCTGAGTACTCCACTGTGACATCATCATCTCCACTAGTTGAGGACTCCACTGTGACATCATCATCTCCACTAGCTGAGTACTCCACTGTGACATCATCAACTCCATAGCCCCCTACCCACCTCCACTAGTTGAGGACTCCACTGTGACATCATCTCCACTAGTTGAGGACTCCACTGTGACATCATCATCTCCACTAGCTGAGGACTCCACTGTGACATCATCAACTCCATAGCCCCCTACCCATCTCCACTAGCTGAGGACTCCACTGTGACATCATCAACTCCATAGCCCCCTACCCACCTCCACTAGCTGAGGACTCCACTGTGACATCATCAACTCCATAGCCCCCTACCCACCTCCACTAGTTGAGGACTCCACTGTGACATCATCAACTCCATAGCCCCCTACCCATCTCCACTAGTTGAGGACTCCACTGTGACATCATCAACTCCATAGCCCCCTACCCATCTCCACTAGTTGAGGACTCCACTGTGACATCATCAACTCCATAGCCCCCTACCCATCTCCACTAGTTGAGGACTCCACTGTGACATCATCAACTCCATAGCCCCCTACCCACCCATCCCCCCCATACTGTCAGacagtataaataaataaaataatggtGGCAGCCAGCCATGTGGATAATTTAGTTTCTTTGTTTTCAGAGCAGTTCAGAACGTGCTGTGACATTTCAcatgatcacatacagcatacacaACAGCCTCTGTCTGAGGTTAACTTTGTTTAGTCCCTCACAGTTCTATCCAACTGAACTAGAATCATTTGGTGGCACACAGAGGCCATTGATTTACAAGCACGTTATTTAGAATTCATTAAATTCATTAACTGATCAGGAATCAGTTGTCTCCAAAATCCTGTTGGGTGATGATGGGATGGGCCAAGTGGTTATGGATAGGGAGGGAGCATATGGGTGGATAGGGAGGGAGCATATGGGTGGATAGGGAGGGAGCATATGGGTGGATAGGGAGGGGGCATATGGATGGATAGGGAGGGAGCATATGGGTGGATAGGGAGGGAGCATATGGGTGGATAGGGAGGGAGCATATGGGTGGATAGGGAGGGAGCATATGGGTGGATAGGGAGGGAGCATATGGGTGGATAGGGAGGGAGCAAATTGGTGGATAGGGAGGGAGCATTTGGGTGGATAtggatggaaagggagagagcaTATGGGTGGATAGGGAGGGAGCATATGGGTGGATATGGATGGATAGGGAGGGAGCATATGGATGGATAGGGAGGGAGCATATGGATGGTTAGGGAGGGAGCATATGGGTGGATAGGGAGGGAGCATATGGGTGGATGGGAGGGAGCATATGGGTGGATATGGATGGATAGGGAGGGAGTATACAGGTGGATAGGGAGGGAGCATATGGATGGATAGGGAGGGAGCATATGGATGGATAGGGAGGGAGCATATGGGTGGATAGGGAGGGAGCATATGGGTGGATATGGATGGATAGGGAGGGAGCATATGGATGGATAGGGAGGGAGCATATGGATGGTTAGGGAGGGAGCATATGGGTGGATAGGGAGGGAGCATATGGGTGGATGGGAGGGAGCATATGGGTGGATATGGATGGATAGGGAGGGAGTATACAGGTGGATAGGGAGGGAGCATATGGATGGATAGGGAGGGAGCATATGGATGGATAGGGAGGGAGCATATGGGTGGATAGGGAGGGAGCATATGGGTGGATATGGATGGATAGGGAGGGAGCATATGGATGGATAGGGAGGGAGCATATGGATGGATAGGGAGGGAGCATATGGGTGGATAGGGAGGGAGCATATGGGTGGATATGGATGGATAGGGAGGGAGCATATGGATGGATAGGGAGGGAGCATATGGATGGATAGGGAGGGAGCATATGGATGGATAGGGAGGGAGCATATGGGTGGATAGGGAGGGAGCATATGGGTGGATATGGATGGATAGGGAGGGAGCATATGGATGGATAGGGAGGGAGCATATGGGTGGATAGGGAGGGAGCATATGGATGGATAGGGAGGGAGCATATGGATGGATAGGGAGGGAGCATATGGGTGGATAGGGAGGGAGCATATGGATGGATAGGGAGGGAGCATATGGGTGGATAGGGAGGGAGCATATGGATGGATAGGGAGGGAGCATATGGATGGATAGGGAGGGAGCATATGGATGGATAGGGAGGGAGCATATGGATGGATAGGGAGGGAGCATATGGATGGATATGGAGGGAGCATATGGATGGATAGGGAGGGAGCATATGGATGGATAGGGAGGGAGCATATGGATGGATATGGAGGGAGCATATGGATGGATAGGGAGGGAGCATATGGGTTTGGTCATTTTAGTGTTTTGTTACTGTATCATTTACGTTCTGTATTTGTTTTTAAGAGTATTGTACCCTTAGGAACTTCCTCTCTCAATATCTTCTGGTATACTTCTCTTTCCCTCTACGGGTCTTGGTTGTTACATGtaatcatccctctctctctccctgcctctctctctctctctccctccctctctctctctctccctctctctctctctccctccctctctctctctcttcctctccctctctctctgtctccctctctctcgctcttctctctctgtctccccccccccccaccccacggGTCTTGGTTGTTACGTgtaatctcttctctctctctctctctctcccccccccacgGGTCTTGGTTGTTACATGTAAtaaatctcttctctctctctctctccctcccctctaatATCTCTGTCGGTACAAGATAAAGAATGTCACAGCCACAAAAACTCTAGCCTACATAATAAGTAATCTTACCAGTCACGTGGTTAACAGTAGACTACAATATCTTATAGAAGGAAAGGGACCCTTAGGGGGTTGATATGTGGAGGATTAAAACATAATTAAAACATCAAATACAAACTATTGAGAATGTAAAACCCACAAACAAGAGTCTATGACTGGTCTTTTTTAATGAAAAGGCTAGTTCAGCTAAAGTGTTAATCTGCCCTGAGTCTGTTCATTGAGAGTAACCTTGTGTGCGCacgcgcctgtgtgtgtgccagcgtgtgtgtgtgtgtgtgccagtgtgtgtgtgtgtgtgtgtgtgtgcgcgccatagtgtgggtgtgtgtgccagtgtgtgtgtgtcctagtgtgtgtgtgtgtgtgtgtgtgctagtgtgtgtgtgtgtgccagtgtgtgtgtgtgtgtgtgtgtgtgtgtgccagtgtgtgtgtgtgccagtgtgtgtgtgtgccagtgtgtgtgtgtgtgctagtgtgtgtgtgtgtgctagtgtgtgtgtgtgccagtgtgtgtgtgccagtgtgtgtgtgccagtgtgtgccagtgtgtgtgtgccagtgtgtgtgtgtgtgtgccagtgtgggtgtgtgtgtgccagtgtgtgtgtgtgtgtgccagtgtgtataCGTTTGTGTTTGAGTGCGTACGTGTGTGCATGTTGTTATCATCATTTGCGTTTGCGGGGCATATTGCGGGCGGCCTGCTTCCTGTCCCTGCGACTCATCTTCACAGGGTAGTCAGGTTCCTGATTGGCCGGCTCTACCTGCAGAGGCGGGGCTTTGGGGTAGGCCACAGAAGGTCGTTTCTCACTATGTACGGGCTTGTACCTCAGATGGAAGATGAAGGCATTGGAATACctgggagggagaaggggacaggTCATATAGCAGGCACTTTcttaggtttagggttaacacaaaacagagagagagagagacagagagaagagcgagagagagagacagcgagagagacagagagaagagcgagagagagagacagagagagagagacagagagagagagacagagagagaagagcgagagagagagacagagagagaagagcgagagagagagagggagacagagagagaaagattgagacagcgagagagagaagagcgagagagagagggagacagagagagaagagcaagagagagagagggagacagagagagaagagcgagagggagacagagagagaagagcgagagagagagacagagagagagagacacagagacagagacagagagagaagagggagaaagacagaagagagagacagagggagaaagacagaagagcgagagagagaagagcgagagagacagagagagaagagcgagagagggagagagagaagagcgagagagggagacagagagagaagagcgagagagagagggagaaagagagagagagaagagcaagagagagagggagacagagagagagggagaaagacagagaagagcgagagagagacagagagaagagacagacagagagaagagagagacagagagaagagagagacagatagagagagacagacggagagggagaaacggagagagagagacagagaagagagagacagagagaagagagagacagagaagagagacagagagagacagagagaagagagagacagacggagagagacagagacacagagagagggagaaacagagagagacagagacaaacagagacagagagagacagagacagagagagggagagagagggagagacagagacagagagagacagagacagagagagacagagagagggagaaacagacagagacagagacagagagagggagaaacagagagagacagagagagacagagagagacagagacagacagaaacagagacagacagagacagaagtaTACCAGAAG from Oncorhynchus kisutch isolate 150728-3 linkage group LG9, Okis_V2, whole genome shotgun sequence harbors:
- the paqr9 gene encoding membrane progesterone receptor epsilon — encoded protein: MAMTTKQQVLLRTEQVERVQPLNRDLLEPSNYQTVRPPPRPIMFLNCGQLLPPLLRHADVPARITESFILSGYRFPNYSLAQCLLSAFQPTNETGNFWTHFLPVFIFAFYFQEPFGLEGAPPTSDPFFYPLWNYFMGVLCLLMASSMAHLLNSMSLVIREVCFFVDYGTISAYTVGSSLAYYYYIHPRAGILELGIGRHNNTHQDPSSSSSSLSSAMPEFSVFFETLYIPSSCLVAIICVLACCNTRQRWRTYRYIIRTLVFLLPFLVASTPIFYRLLHSSPYLPTSSSFSSSASMAQFFCRHCFWLVVSAMFNISKIPERLSPGRFDIWGHSHQWFHVCTFLSILDELHMINGEVRAILLHPVLVVPPATPPHLPGPTLASTYGVMLVLQASIASIIAWFSWCANSIYKPQGDQLEKVFLSKRHLKCH